TAGGGAATACGATGAGTTTTTAAAGGATGGCGCAAAGGCCATCAGGCCCATGCTTTGCGAATGATACGATTAGTTGGTCTCAATGTAAGAGCCCATGAAGAGGTCTCCACCGGGAGGGATGGTGAGTTCACCATCGAACTTTCCCGTTCCAGCGACTTCTAACTTGTGCTGCGGATTAGTAGTCCCGATTCCAACCTCACCTTCACTGTCAACATGCATCTTTATTGAGTTATCAATTCGAAACTGAATATAAGCATCTTTGGAGCTGAAAATTGACCAATTATTATCAGCGTCACGAAGCCCAAAAAAGTTGCCATTACTCTGTCCCCATAAAGAGCCATATCTAGTTCCTTCTTTATCAGATAACTCCAATTTAGTATCATTCGAGTTGTTACTATAATAACGTAAGCCTGCACTAGCATCCGTATTCAACTTTGCCGAAGTATTACCAAATAAGATCTGGCGATCAGTAATATTCAATCCAGTTGGGGTGAGCTTCATTTCTACAGTTGACCCCACTGAGAATTGAACATCGGTCCCATAATCTGACCTCAAAAGCCAACTGCCTGTATACGACTTAAGGCCAAATTGAGTGCCATTACTATGAGCTTCAATTGAGCCAAGATTATTATTAGGAGGCGTTGTTGAATCTTCCAGTTTCAGTACGTTAGAGGTAGAGTGATTACTTCTGACAGAGATCAAATTGCTGGAATTTGAAATCAGGTCGTAATCACCAACAGAAACGGCACCTCCAAAAAGGGGAGAACAAGCCGTAGAGATTAATATCAGACTGCAAATCGTCCTGGATAGCTTTGTGTTGTTTTTCATTTTATCGTTCCTCTTTTGAAGTTGCTGCTAAAGTTAAATGTCCGACTGTGGTGATCATCTTAGTGCCAGGTTTGGCAATGATATCATCATAAGCATAATACCCGTCACCAGGTAGAAAGATCAGGATCTTGCCTTCACCACTGAGCTCAAGGGCCTGTTTCATCGAAGCCACCGGACCATTTTTGCCATTCACATGGACAGGAAAATGGCCATTGTTCCTGTCATTGCCATCTAGATTATCGACAAAGACTAATGACTCAATCGGTGCATCGAGCACTTCATCTGGAAGTCGGGCAAGTTTCTGGGCAAACAGATTTTCGCCGTATTCCCATGTCCCATTGGACTTAAAAAGCCGCCTCCAAGGTTTCCACTTCATATCGCGCAGCGTTTTCGCCTTAGCTAGATTGCTTTTATACTTTGCGCGCTCAGTATCTTCAACTGCCTCTTCCTCAACCGGATAGGTTCCAGCAAGCGAAGTAATGCTAACGTCATCCGTGGTGGAACCGTAGAAGGTCAGTGGATCGGCCAGGGTCAACAGATCTCGGGGGAGATCGGTGAAGAGGCTTTGGCCGTTGACACTTACTCTCCAGCTTTGGGCGTCGGAGCTGAAAGTGATGGCGATGAAGTGACCGACTGTATCCGATGCTGGGACAAGTCCGTAAAGCCAGTCTCCGTCAGTTCCTTGATCGGGATCAAAGGCAGCAAGGGCCTCGCCTTCGGGCAAGGTGACGAGGGCCAGTGCAATGCCGGAGCCTTGCAGGAAGGTCTCGGCAGACTCCATCGGAGCGTCCTGGGCGCCCAGGACGAAGCTGAGCGTCAGGTCCGGCAGAGCGGACTCGCTAACACTCAGGGACTGATAGCTAGCGGGATTCGAGACGGCGATGAGGATATCTGGCGGGAGGACCAGTGAATCAACTACGGATACGGTCTGACCCGAGGACTCACTTTGCGTTAAGGTGGATTCCTGAGACGGAATGGTTTCGGCCTGCAAACAGATCAATCCAATAGATGATAGCAGAAGGCCCTTAGTCTTTTTATGTATCAATTTCAAAGTCATAGGAGAGATGTAAGGCGAGAAAGAACCAGTACGTGGACTGTGCCAAGAAAAAAGTTCTATCTTTTTGTAAATATACCATGAAAGCGTGGATTTAACGGGTGATTTATGGGCATGAGTAGGCAGGCTTATCGTGACGAAAGAGCGAACCACAGAAAGCACAAAAGGCACAGAATCGTAAGAGACAACTGACCCTGATGAAGGATTAGCCACAAAAAGGCACTAAAAATCACAAAAAATCTACTCATGTAAAGTCGACAGAATTCTCTTTGTGGATTTTTGTGGCTCAAAATCATAGCAATGAACAGACGGGCTTATCGTGACGAATGGGTGAACCACAGAAGGCACAAAAGACACAGAATTGTAAGAGACAACTGACTCTGATGAAGGATCAGCCACAAGAAGGCACTAAAAATCACAAAAAGGCACTAATTCAAAAGATATAGATCACTACGAAGAGCAGGAAGCCAACAACATTGATTCCAGTTTCGTAGTCTTTGTAGCAAAATCCATCATATTGATTTTGAATGTCCGTTGGCACTATGGCTGTTGATCTCGTAATTGGAAGATTGATATTCTGGCCTGTGAGTATGCCTTGGTCAATGTAAGGTCGGCTGCTTTAAAGGTTCCTTTGATTTGTTGGGCACAAAAAAAACCACGGCTCGTGATGAGCCGTGGCTTGGGTGTTTTTTGAGAAGGAGTGAGTCGATTCAGGCCGGATTAAGCCGAATGATTTTTCGGCTGGGCCTGTCTGGCAATTGGGCGGTTCCCATTTTGGTCTTGGGCGGTTCCCAATAGTTCATTGGGCGGTTCCCAAGAGTTCGTTGGGCTGGGCCCAATTTCATATTTGGGTGACACCCAATTTCCATTGGCCTGCCTTTTCCGCTTTGCATTATGCCGGAGTCCTCAATGTCACTTTAAGCTTTCCGCTGCGCAGTTCCTCGCCTCCGAATAGACGGGTGCGCAGCTCAACCTGGTATTGGGTGTCAGCGGTGAGCGTGTCCGGAACCAGAAAAACCGTGTCGGTTGCAGTGTTCTTCTGGATGTAAGCGACCTTGGTTTCGACATCGGTCAGCGCATCGATCAGGAAGAGGCCTTCATCGGCCTGAACTTGATCGAAGTCAAGCAACTTGCCCGTGATTTGACCAATCATTCCAGGTGTCATCGTGGCATTGACAGAGCCAGAGGCGTTGTCGACATAACGTCTTAACTGCGGGCTTGCTTCCAGCACGGTATCCTTTTCAAGAACGGCCGCAGTGCGCAGTTCGTCGATCAGGCCGCGGTCAGCGGTTGTGTTGAGGTTAAGCTCGTGCCTTGAGGCATCGTAACTGTCAACATCCCCGTCAAAGCGACCTTTGATACTTGGCCAGATATGGACGAGTCCGTTGATATTGATCCGCTGTCCATCGAGCAGCAAACTCTTTACAGCTCGAATGGCTTCGAGGAGGACGGCGCGAACGTCGGCTTCCGTGATGGTGGAGCCTTGCTCCATCATGCGTTCGACGAGGCCGTCGAAGTCCTTACTCGCAATCGGTTTCGTGCGTGCGTAGAAATCTCCGGCATCTGCGGTGAGTTGATTTTCATAGAGGGCGTATTTAATAGCCATGATGTTTTGTTTCCTTTCTGTTATTTAGTTTTAGTTAGTCCCGGGCGTTCATCGCCCGAGCGAACACCTATTATAACAGACAGGGGAAGGCTTTACGCTTGATATATTGGCTGTCTTTGATCGCTTTGATCATTTGGATATATTGGGTGCGTTTTTACGATTTATTTACAAATCGAGTGCCAGAATAAGGACGATCTTGATGATAAATCAGGCGGATTGATTCTCACGCCCGCTTCGCTCAAGACGCAAAGGCGCCAAGCTTTTAAACTGCCCTCCTTGCGCCCCCACTCCTTAATTGCGCTGACTTTCACCGATTGGATTTTGTCAATCAGATGAGCACTCCTATCAATCTGTGAAAATCTGTGTAATCTGCGGATGAACAAAAACCCGACATTTGATGATGAGGAAGATCACGATGAGGATGACGATTGAGGGAGGGAATCAGCAGGAGCAAATCCGATCTAAATAGCATTGCGGGGAACGATGAGGGGCTTAGGCTGTCTGCATAAAAGGATCACTATGAACTTTTTTCGTTTGCTAGCACTTTCTCTATTCGCGTCCGGAATCAGCCTCGCTCATGGGCAAGGTGTCAAGACCGCGATCTTTGTTAATAATCTGGCGGGACAGGAGCTTGCGGCGAAAACCGAGGCCTTTCAGGCCATGCTCGCCGGCAGACTGAACGGGCAAGGCTACTCAATCCTGAGCCAGCAGGAGATAGCGGATAGCCTGGAACAAGCCCCCGAAGACGAACGCAGCCCGGCCAACATGCTGGCCACTCAAACCAGCGCCCTGCGCCTGGCCCAGCTGTTGGGGGCTGATTACATTCTGGTCGCCAATCTGGTCTCACTCGGAGGTGAGAGAAGGCAATTTTCCGGCAATGGCATCCAAACGGACAACAACACGATCACCTTGCGGGTTGCCTACGGTTTACTCGAAAGCGCCCAGGGCGGCGGACTGGAGGGAGACTCGTTTGCCGTTTCCCAAACCATCCGCAATGATGGCAACTTAAAGGTCGAAGACTCAGACCTCATCAATGAGCTCCTTCAAGAGGCTGCCGTGCGAATAACACTCAACCTGACTCAGCCCGGTGTAGTTGAGAACCTCCCTCCGCCAGCCAGCAAGGCCGAGCCAGTAACTTTTACCATTACAACTGTTCTGCAGGGAATTCGCCTGCCAAACGTCCTGGTCGGCCCGGACGGTCAAGTCCGCAAGACAGAACAGCAGTTCCCTGTAGAAGCCAACGGGGTCGATGTTGAGCTGGACGGCGTCATCCAGGGCAGCGCACCGGGTGAGTTTGCGGCCATGCCCGGCATCCATCGCCTGCGCTTGATGCGGGACGGATTCGTCACCTGGGACCGCAATGTTAATCTCTACGAAGGCTTTTCCCTGACTGCCGCCATGGACCTGACACCTGCCGGAGTCGCCCAATGGAAAGACCTGACAGCCTTCCTTCAGGATTTACAGACCGAAGCCCAATTGACCGCCGCACGAGTCAAGGAAATCGAAGGCCGTGCCCAAATGCTTCGTCAGAGCGGTTTTCTGGTCAACACGACCGACGCTCCTGTTCTCAATATGTTTAACAGCCTCTGGGGACCACCTTTGTTAAATGGCGTTCCCTACGTTGAAGAATAAGCACTTTCCCAAACCAGCAGCTTTTATGAAACGAACCATACTCTTACCTGTCCTCTCCTGTCTTCTTATAGCCGGCGTTGCCCAGGCAGCGAAAAAAACCCTGGCTGTCTCTGCTGTTGTGGCACCGCCCGCCCTGCTGCAGGCAGTCAGCCAACAAGGCAGCAATCTGGCGCTCGGGCGGATCATGGACAGTCTGGATGTCCAGCTGCTGCAGGCCTTGAACGAGACGGCCAAATTTACGGTTGTCGAACGACAAAACCTGCAACCGATCATCGAAGAACAATCCTTTGGCGATAGCGGAAATGTCGATACGGACACAGCGGCAGGCCCTTTCCAACTAACAGGAGCCGACTATCTCCTCGTGGTTGGGATTGATGATTTTCAGGACTTCGTTGACCGGGCAACGTTTGATGAGGTCAGTCGCGAAATTGAGCGACGTAATGTCCGCATCGCTGCCGTCGCCCGTATTTATGACACGACTTCCGGCGCTTTGAAGGATTCCGTCTCGGTCGAGCTTGATGAAATGGATACGCAGGAGTATTTCACATTCGGTCAACGAAGTGGCGATACGACAGAGGCCATCTACCGTACTATTGCCACGGTCATGGCAGACCAAATCGCCAACGGCCTGGCTGATTCACTTTATCCTCCACGTGTTCTGGCAAAAACCGGCAGACAAATCACCATCAACCGCGGTGAAGGCACCGGCATTGAGCCCGGTCAAACCTGGATTGTCTTTGCCGTCGGCGAGGAACTCATCGATCCGGATACGGGTGAGAATCTTGGCCAGGAAGAGATCATGCTGGGGAGCGCTGAAATCGTGCGTGTCTCAGCACGAACCGCCCAGGCCATGCTTACCGATGACAATGGTGTGCAAAAGGGTCAGGTTATTCGGCCGCAATAAGCCATTTCGATAAAAGTCAGGTATGAATTGTGACAAAGAGAGTCGCTCCAAACGGCTGTTCCTTTGTTTAATCATCGCCGCATTCGGCCTGTTATCGGCTTGTGCCAGCTATACGGATGAGACTCAGGCAATTCGATCCGCATGGGTTGCGGGAAATGATGTGCAGGCAGCCCGCCTGGCGAAAAGCGCATCCGAGGACAAGGAAAAGTCGGTCGATGCGATTGTCTTTCTGCTGGAAGAAGGTTCGGCCTGGCGTGCTGCGGAAGAATACAACGAAAGCGATTATGCCTTCCATCAAGCAAGTCAGAAGATTGCCGAATACGATGCGAAGGCAGAAATCCGACTTGCGGAATCTTTCACGGCGAACTTCACCAATCTGACCTACCTGCCCTATGTCGGCTACTCCTATGACAGAGTCATGCTGCACACCTACAAGGCGCTCAATGCGATGGCTGTCGATTCGATGGATAATGCCCGCGTCGAATTAAATCGTGCCCTCGAAGCGCAGCGTGATGCGGTCCGTGCCAATGCGGAACTGATTGAAGCCGCGCAGAAGGCATCGAAAGAATCAGCAGAGCAGGCAGCAAAACGCGAAAGCAATATCTATAATGCCGAACGTGCCCAGAAAGACGCACGGTTCAACAACAACGTCAATGCAACCTACCGCTACCTCAACCAGTATCGTGTTTACTCTGACTACGTGAACCCGTTCACCGTGTATCTCGATGGACTTTACTTCATGGCGCAAAGCACAGGTTTGTCCGACCTGGAGCGAGCCAGGAAATCCTTTGAGCGCGTCAAAGGCATGGTGAACTATACCGAATTCGTCGAAGAAGATATTGCATTAGTCAATCGCGCCATCGGCGGTCAGACTCTCGAACCGACCACTTACGTCATTTTTGAAACCGGCATGGCGCCGAGCCGTGAAGAAACCCGGATCGATATCCCGCTCTTCATTGTGTCACGGGAAGTCCCCTATTTTGGCGTCGCTTTTCCAAAGCTCAAGTTCAACGGCTCTTACATTCCGCGGCTGACCGTACGCGGCGGTAGTGAAATCCGCGAGACCAAGCTGGTTTGCAGTATGGACAGTGTCGTCGCCCAGGAGTTTGAAAACGAACTCCCGGCAATCATTACGCGAACCCTCATCTCCGCCGGAACCAAAGCTGCCGCCCAATACGGCATCTACGAAGCAACAAAAGATTCCGGCACATTGGGAACTTTAGCCATTATTGCAGGGACTATTTACCAAGCGGCCATGAACCAGGCCGATTTGCGCACATGGATTACTTTGCCCAAGCAGTTTCAGGTGGCCCGCTTGCCCACTCCCGAGGACAGGCGCCTGCAGATAACTCCGCAAGGCAGCCCAGGCACAATCGATCTCGACTTGCAACCCGGCATCATCAATGTGGTTTACATCAAGAGCAACAGTGCGCTTGATCCGCCAGATGCCTCACAATTTGTTCTAAAACACGAAAACAATAATAACCCAAGCCAACTCATCCAGTAAGACTACGATATGAAAAACCTATTCCTTCTAGCGTCTGCAGCCTGTCTATTCCTCACTGCGTGTAATTCCGTCAACACTGTCGAACGCGCAGAGCCGCAGTCTAATCCGAACCTGATCGCGATCAAGAAAGTCATTACCGATCCGGCATTGCAGAGCAAGGTCAGCGTCGTCGATGTAAACGAAGGCACTGTTTCCGACGACCTCTTGAAGATCCAGGTCAAACTCGAAAACCTCACCTACGACCTTCAGCAGTTCAACTATCAGTTCATCTGGATCGACAAGGACGGATTTGCCGTGACTTCACCAACTCCGATCTGGAAAGCCGGTCAAATCCAGGGGCGTGAAACAATTTTCATCAATGGCATCGCCCCCAACCCTCGAGTGGTGGATTTCCAAATGAAAGTTCTCGCCCGTCAGTCTTACAGCAGCGGCTTGCGTGATGTCCCAAGAGCGGGCCCGGCAGGCAAACACTAAATCCCAAATAATTTCACACTATATTTAAACCAACTCCTGAAAAACCTGTATGAACAAGCTCCATAAATTTACCTTGATCGGCCTTGCCCCAGTGGCACTCATCCTTAGCGGCTGCGCAAGCGGTGGTGGTTCACGAAATGCATCCTACATCGACTCGGCCGGGCCTAACACCATCGTCAGCCTTGATCAAATCAACATCCAGGACTGGTCAAACGCGGCCGACCAGATGGTCCAGAGCATGCTTGATTCCGGTGTCCTGCAACGGGCTCCCGAACAACCAGCTATTCTGGTCATCAGCCGGATCACCAATAACACCACGCAGCAGGTCGATATTGACGAATTAACCAAAAAGATCCGTGTTGCGCTCAACCGCAGCGGCAAAGTGGTAACAACCACAACCTTCGGACCAGCAGGTCAAGTCGAGGACCCGATTGCGCGCCAGACTGGTGAACTTGAACGTTTCCAGAGCGGTGACACTGCGACAATGCCGCTTCCCTACTTCAGCCTATCCGGCAAGCTGCTGGAAAATCGTGCACAAGCCGGGCGCACCAAGCAAGTCACCTACACCTTCCAACTTTCTTTGACCGAGATCAAAAACGGCCTCGCTGTCTGGGAAGACGAAGTGCAGATCACAAAGCAAGGCGAACGCGCAGCTGTCGGCTGGTAAAATCAAAAAAAGAGATTTTCTACACAAAAAAAGCCGCAGTTTCCACTGCGGCTTTTTTATTAAAATATAGAAACTAAATCTTATGATTTCGCTTCTTCTTCAGCTGGTGCTGCTTCGCCCTCTTCGGCTGGAAGATCGATTGGGTTTTCGGAAACCACTTCCCACTCAAGCTCGAAAGTAATTTCGCTGTGGAGCTTCACCTTGGTGGTGTGCTTCCCAAGACTCTTAACTGGTGTGTAAAGGTTGATCTGCTTCTTATCGAGCTCAACACCATCTTCCTTAAGACGAGCGATCAAATCATTTGAAGTAACGGAACCGAACATACGACCGCCTTCACCAGTTTTGACCGGAATTGCGATGTGCAGGGTTTCGAGACGTGCCAGGACGCCTTGAGCATGTTCCAGCTCTTTGGCCTGACGGGCTGCCTTGCGTGCCTGCAACGCCTCAACATACTTTTTGTTGGCGCGGTTAACCGGCAAGGCAAGCTTGCGAGGAAGAAGGAAGTTACGAGCGTAACCAGCGCGAACGGATACCTGGTCGCCTTCGCCACCAAGATTGTCTACCGGCTGAGTCAAAAGAACGTTTGTCGTGGCCATGTTTTAAATAATTTGGATTTGCTCGGAGGCGTTTACTTATTCGCTGCTTCAAAAAGGCGCTTTTCCTTAACCTTGGTAGCGCGCTTGCCGATGCGATCGCGGAGATAATACATGCGGGCACGCATGGTAACAGATTCACGATCAAC
The Rubellicoccus peritrichatus DNA segment above includes these coding regions:
- a CDS encoding CsgG/HfaB family protein; this translates as MKRTILLPVLSCLLIAGVAQAAKKTLAVSAVVAPPALLQAVSQQGSNLALGRIMDSLDVQLLQALNETAKFTVVERQNLQPIIEEQSFGDSGNVDTDTAAGPFQLTGADYLLVVGIDDFQDFVDRATFDEVSREIERRNVRIAAVARIYDTTSGALKDSVSVELDEMDTQEYFTFGQRSGDTTEAIYRTIATVMADQIANGLADSLYPPRVLAKTGRQITINRGEGTGIEPGQTWIVFAVGEELIDPDTGENLGQEEIMLGSAEIVRVSARTAQAMLTDDNGVQKGQVIRPQ
- a CDS encoding DNA-binding domain-containing protein; its protein translation is MAIKYALYENQLTADAGDFYARTKPIASKDFDGLVERMMEQGSTITEADVRAVLLEAIRAVKSLLLDGQRININGLVHIWPSIKGRFDGDVDSYDASRHELNLNTTADRGLIDELRTAAVLEKDTVLEASPQLRRYVDNASGSVNATMTPGMIGQITGKLLDFDQVQADEGLFLIDALTDVETKVAYIQKNTATDTVFLVPDTLTADTQYQVELRTRLFGGEELRSGKLKVTLRTPA
- a CDS encoding PEGA domain-containing protein, which gives rise to MNFFRLLALSLFASGISLAHGQGVKTAIFVNNLAGQELAAKTEAFQAMLAGRLNGQGYSILSQQEIADSLEQAPEDERSPANMLATQTSALRLAQLLGADYILVANLVSLGGERRQFSGNGIQTDNNTITLRVAYGLLESAQGGGLEGDSFAVSQTIRNDGNLKVEDSDLINELLQEAAVRITLNLTQPGVVENLPPPASKAEPVTFTITTVLQGIRLPNVLVGPDGQVRKTEQQFPVEANGVDVELDGVIQGSAPGEFAAMPGIHRLRLMRDGFVTWDRNVNLYEGFSLTAAMDLTPAGVAQWKDLTAFLQDLQTEAQLTAARVKEIEGRAQMLRQSGFLVNTTDAPVLNMFNSLWGPPLLNGVPYVEE
- the rplI gene encoding 50S ribosomal protein L9; translation: MATTNVLLTQPVDNLGGEGDQVSVRAGYARNFLLPRKLALPVNRANKKYVEALQARKAARQAKELEHAQGVLARLETLHIAIPVKTGEGGRMFGSVTSNDLIARLKEDGVELDKKQINLYTPVKSLGKHTTKVKLHSEITFELEWEVVSENPIDLPAEEGEAAPAEEEAKS
- a CDS encoding YcfL family protein, with the protein product MKNLFLLASAACLFLTACNSVNTVERAEPQSNPNLIAIKKVITDPALQSKVSVVDVNEGTVSDDLLKIQVKLENLTYDLQQFNYQFIWIDKDGFAVTSPTPIWKAGQIQGRETIFINGIAPNPRVVDFQMKVLARQSYSSGLRDVPRAGPAGKH